A DNA window from Fibrobacter sp. UWB4 contains the following coding sequences:
- a CDS encoding geranylgeranylglyceryl/heptaprenylglyceryl phosphate synthase yields the protein MKPGKTELRLNAEIEKRGALFAVLLDPDTSDEAAFVKAGSMAAENGADLLLVGGSYLGNFTLPKQVAALKATVDLPVILFPGGASQVVPGFDAMLFMTLVSGRNPNYLIDEQVRGGALVRALNMEAIPTAYQLINSGKRTTVEYISNTMPVPANKPKLSMVNSIAAELMGMRYVYLEAGSGAEEPVPVEHIAYTRKATEMTIITGGGIKDPQTAAVRVAAGAQIIVTGTLWEKVNDPALLKEFAAAIHVKG from the coding sequence ATGAAACCTGGTAAGACCGAACTCCGTTTGAATGCAGAAATCGAGAAGCGTGGGGCATTGTTTGCTGTGCTTTTGGATCCGGATACTTCGGACGAGGCCGCCTTTGTCAAGGCCGGCTCGATGGCTGCGGAAAATGGTGCGGACTTGCTTTTGGTCGGCGGTTCCTACCTCGGCAATTTCACGCTCCCGAAGCAGGTCGCTGCCCTCAAGGCTACGGTCGATTTGCCGGTGATTCTTTTCCCGGGTGGAGCTTCGCAGGTCGTTCCTGGCTTTGACGCCATGCTCTTCATGACGCTCGTGAGCGGTCGCAATCCGAACTACCTCATCGACGAACAGGTGCGCGGTGGCGCTCTCGTGCGCGCCCTCAACATGGAAGCGATCCCGACGGCGTACCAGCTCATCAACAGCGGCAAGCGCACGACGGTCGAATACATCAGCAATACGATGCCAGTTCCTGCAAACAAGCCGAAGCTCAGCATGGTGAACTCCATTGCCGCAGAACTCATGGGTATGCGTTATGTTTATCTCGAGGCTGGCAGCGGAGCCGAAGAACCTGTGCCGGTCGAGCATATCGCCTACACTCGCAAGGCTACTGAGATGACCATCATCACAGGTGGTGGCATCAAGGACCCGCAGACTGCCGCCGTCCGCGTTGCCGCCGGCGCCCAAATCATCGTCACTGGCACCCTCTGGGAAAAGGTCAACGATCCGGCACTTCTCAAGGAATTCGCTGCCGCTATCCACGTGAAAGGCTAG